From Pungitius pungitius chromosome 9, fPunPun2.1, whole genome shotgun sequence, one genomic window encodes:
- the rfc1 gene encoding replication factor C subunit 1 isoform X1 produces MSPVRTQDIRRFFAPTSDKSAVQKTPPTEHVKTEKKKKKKKNPLSSDEEVKKKEVAKAKSSKPEEKKDSDKKRKKHAVIESDSEDEKPVRKTRKSPKEKRTTRKPEPPPKKDPVQYVSETDSDSDNFQSLKKASKPKQNSAAKQTRPDAAVARPQVKGGLKSPPKPSTTQGKAAAKSPVTPKSTPPPPLKQTHTSVLDYFGNAAVQRSDKKLVASTKRKAPIQEDDDLLSDEQIAKQLQMDEDLMELEKQVHEDEEFARTLALLDEEPQAKKARKDSDEKPAAPAFPKPSPSKTNRRGSASEDAIGPTPKKDPAPVKVSSKLATMKKKNEEQDAGSKGKTPATPTKIKISPKKDPLPSSGKKNIPKAGTTPIAVKTSPMKIESTSPEGADKKKVNSAAFRNFLNRDGPRALGSKEIPLGAENCLEGCMFVLTGVMESMERDDAKSLIERYGGKVTVSISKKTTYLVQGRDSGVSKLEKAESFGTKILDEDGLLELIRTKPGKKSKYEITAENQASKTKTPPGPKSTPKSQKISPSKGNSQSPHTPSPSKTGQAPGAGPRNDGTPPGRRSGPTARRELGLSSSSSSPGTSSAAMDDATLLWVDKYRPRSLKTVIGQQGDQSCANKLLRWLRNWNKHHSGGSSKPAAARFGKSGGGKDDGSAFKAALLSGPPGVGKTTTAALVCEELGLSYVEMNASCTRSKNSLKEVVAESLSNTSIEGFYKGTSNKVSSEHVLIMDEVDGMAGNEDRGGIQEMIGLIKHSKIPIIFMCNDRNHQKIRSLANYCFDLRFQRPRVEQIKGAMMSLAYKEGIKIPPPALNEIILASNQDVRQVIHNLSMWSAKDKVMTYDQCKSDAASARKDTKLGPFDVCRKVFSSGEDSAHMSLIDKSDLFFHDYSLAPLFVQENYPHVRPRAAGGDLKAHLMLLSKTADSISDGDLVDRQIRSKQNWSLLPTQAIYASVLPGELMKGYMNQFPTFPSWLGKFSSTNKHSRIVQELASHMGLKTMSSRQAVNLDYLHYLRGALLSPLQRLGVEGSGEAVQLLDNYQLVREDVDSIMEISVWGGQPDPYSKLDSKVKAAFTRAYNKEVHLTPYSLHVVKKGRRGGAGSELGGEDADNEAQESEDEGVNADAMIKQKKSKATKESKKKEKEDSGKGRGKGKGKAKK; encoded by the exons ATGTCGCCTGTCCGCACGCAGGACATCAGGCGGTTCTTTGCACCGACTTCAGACAAGTCTGCGGTGCAGAAAACCCCTCCAACTGAACACgtcaaaacagaaaagaagaagaagaagaagaagaatcctcTCTCTTCGGACGAGGaagtgaagaagaaagaggtCGCCAAG GCGAAAAGCTCCAAACCAGAGGAGAAAAAGGATAGTGATAAGAAACGAAAGAAGCATGCAGTCATAGAATCTG ACTCTGAAGATGAGAAGCCAGTGAGGAAGACCAGGAAGTCACCGAAAGAGAAACGGACAACAAGGAAACCGGAgccgccccccaaaaaagatcCTGTGCAGTATGTCTCTGAAACAG ACTCAGACAGTGACAACTTTCAGTCTTTGAAGAAGGCCTCCAAACCCAAGCAGAATAGCGCGGCCAAACAGACCAGACCAGATGCGGCTGTTGCTCGTCCACAAGTCAAAGGGGGGCTCAAGTCCCCGCCCAAGCCCTCCACCACACAGGGGAAAGCTGCGGCGAAGTCTCCCGTCACCCCAAAGTCcactccgcctcctcccctcaaacaaacgcacacctcGGTACTCGACTACTTCGGCAACGCGGCTGTTCAGCGCTCTGATAAGAAGCTGGTAGCCAGCACCAAGCGAAAGGCC CCAATTCAGGAAGACGATGATCTGCTGAGCGATGAGCAGATTGCCAAACAGCTGCAGATGGATGAGGACTTGATGGAG CTTGAAAAGCAGGTGCATGAGGACGAGGAATTTGCCAGAACTTTGGCATTGCTGGATGAGGAGCCTCAAGCTAAGAAG GCTCGTAAAGACTCTGACGAAAAACCTGCCGCTCCTGCATTTCCCAAACCGAGCCCCTCAAAGACCAACCGGAGGGGCAGCGCGTCGGAGGATGCGATAGGCCCGACTCCGAAAAAGGACCCTGCACCCGTCAAAGTCAGCTCCAAACTGGCCACGATGAAGAAAAAGAACGAGGAGCAAGATGCTGGGTCAAAGGGCAAAACGCCAGCTACgcccacaaaaataaaaatctctccCAAAAAGGATCCCCTCCCTTCGTCTGGCAAAAAGAACATCCCCAAAGCGGGAACCACACCTATCGCCGTTAAAACCTCTCCGATGAAGATAGAG AGTACCAGTCCCGAGGGGGCAGACAAGAAGAAGGTCAACTCTGCAGCTTTCAGGAACTTCCTCAACAGAGATGGACCCCGAGCTCTAGGCTCCAAGGAAATCCctctg GGTGCAGAGAACTGTTTGGAGGGCTGCATGTTTGTGCTGACGGGGGTCATGGAGTCCATGGAGAGGGATGATGCCAAATCCCTTATCGAACGCTACGGAGGCAAGGTGACGGTCAGCATCAGCAAGAAGACCACCTACCTGGTGCAGGGCCGAGACAGCGGAGTATCCAAGCTCGAGAAG GCGGAGAGTTTCGGTACAAAGATCCTCGATGAGGATGGTCTGTTGGAGCTGATCAGAACCAAACCAGGGAAGAAGTCCAAGTACGAGATCACTGCAGAG aaCCAAGCCTCAAAGACCAAGACTCCCCCCGGCCCAAAGAGCACCCCCAAATCCCAGAAGATCTCTCCCTCCAAGGGCAATTCCCAGTCCCCTCACACCCCAAGCCCGTCAAAGACCGGCCAGGCCCCGGGGGCCGGGCCCAGAAATGACGGCACTCCACCTGGCAGACGCTCGGGACCAACGGCCCGCCGGGAGCTCGGcctttcctcgtcctcctcatcccCGGGGACATCATCAGCGGCCATGGACGACGCCACTCTGCTGTGGGTGGACAAGTACCGCCCGCGCTCTCTGAAGACCGTGATTGGTCAACAGGGTGATCAGAGTTGTGCCAATAAGCTGCTCCGCTGGCTGCGGAACTGGAACAAACACCACAGCGGGGGCTCCTCCAAGCCAGCAG CTGCGAGGTTTGGTAAGTCTGGAGGAGGGAAAGATGATGGATCAGCATTTAAAGCTGCTCTGCTCTCTGGACCTCCGGGCGTGGGGAAGACCACCACAGCAGCTCTAGTCTGTGAG GAGTTGGGCTTGAGCTACGTGGAGATGAACGCCAGCTGCACCCGCAGCAAAAACAGTCTGAAGGAAGTGGTCGCGGAGTCACTCAGCAACACGAGCATCGAGGGCTTCTACAAAG gCACTTCTAATAAAGTGAGCAGTGAACACGTGCTGATCATGGATGAGGTTGATGGCATGGCCGGCAACGAAGACCGTGGAGGAATACAG GAGATGATCGGCCTGATCAAACATTCAAAGATTCCCATCATCTTCATGTGCAATGACCGTAACCACCAGAAGATCAGGTCACTGGCCAACTACTGCTTCGATCTGCGCTTCCAGAGGCCACGAGTGGAGcagatcaag GGAGCAATGATGTCCCTCGCCTACAAAGAGGGAATCAAGATCCCGCCCCCGGCTCTTAATGAAATCATCCTAGCGTCCAATCAGGACGTCCGACAG GTGATCCACAACCTGAGCATGTGGTCGGCCAAAGACAAGGTGATGACGTATGACCAGTGCAAGTCGGATGCGGCCAGCGCCCGCAAGGACACCAAGCTGGGGCCGTTTGATGTTTGCAGGAAGGTGTTCAGCTCGGGGGAGGACAGCGCCCACATGAGCCTCATCGACAAGTCGGACCTCTTCTTCCACGACTACTCGCTCGCACCGCTCTTCGTCCAGGAGAACTACCCGCATGTTCGCCCACGGGCCGCCGG TGGGGACCTGAAGGCCCACTTGATGTTGCTCAGCAAGACGGCTGATTCCATCTCTGACGGAGACCTGGTGGACCGACAGATCCGCTCCAAACAGAACTGGTCGTTGCTGCCCACCCAG GCCATCTATGCCAGTGTTTTACCCGGCGAGCTGATGAAGGGCTACATGAATCAGTTCCCCACCTTCCCCAGCTGGCTCGGCAAGTTCTCCTCCACCAACAAACATTCCCGCATCGTCCAGGAGCTGGCCTCTCACATGGGCTTAAA AACGATGAGCAGCAGACAGGCAGTGAACCTGGACTACCTGCACTACCTGCGGGGGGCGCTGCTCAGCCCCCTGCAGAGGCTCGGAGTGGAGGGCTCCGGCGAGGCGGTGCAGCTGCTGGACAACTACCAGCTTGTCAGGGAAGACGTGGACAGCATCATGGAGATCAGCGTGTGGGGCGGTCAGCCGGACCCCTACTCCAAGCTGGACTCCAAG gtgAAGGCCGCATTCACGCGGGCCTACAACAAAGAAGTTCACCTGACGCCGTACTCTCTGCACGTGGTGAAGAAGGGCCGCCGCGGCGGGGCGGGGTCCGAGTTGGGAGGAGAGGACGCGGACAACGAGGCGCAGGAGTCGGAGGACGAGGGCGTGAACGCCGACGCCATGATCAAA CAGAAGAAGTCCAAAGCCACCAAGGAgtcaaagaaaaaggagaaggaagatTCTGGGAAGGGCAGGGGGAAGGGAAAAGGAAAGGCCAAGAAATGA
- the rfc1 gene encoding replication factor C subunit 1 isoform X2: MDIRRFFAPTSDKSAVQKTPPTEHVKTEKKKKKKKNPLSSDEEVKKKEVAKAKSSKPEEKKDSDKKRKKHAVIESDSEDEKPVRKTRKSPKEKRTTRKPEPPPKKDPVQYVSETDSDSDNFQSLKKASKPKQNSAAKQTRPDAAVARPQVKGGLKSPPKPSTTQGKAAAKSPVTPKSTPPPPLKQTHTSVLDYFGNAAVQRSDKKLVASTKRKAPIQEDDDLLSDEQIAKQLQMDEDLMELEKQVHEDEEFARTLALLDEEPQAKKARKDSDEKPAAPAFPKPSPSKTNRRGSASEDAIGPTPKKDPAPVKVSSKLATMKKKNEEQDAGSKGKTPATPTKIKISPKKDPLPSSGKKNIPKAGTTPIAVKTSPMKIESTSPEGADKKKVNSAAFRNFLNRDGPRALGSKEIPLGAENCLEGCMFVLTGVMESMERDDAKSLIERYGGKVTVSISKKTTYLVQGRDSGVSKLEKAESFGTKILDEDGLLELIRTKPGKKSKYEITAENQASKTKTPPGPKSTPKSQKISPSKGNSQSPHTPSPSKTGQAPGAGPRNDGTPPGRRSGPTARRELGLSSSSSSPGTSSAAMDDATLLWVDKYRPRSLKTVIGQQGDQSCANKLLRWLRNWNKHHSGGSSKPAAARFGKSGGGKDDGSAFKAALLSGPPGVGKTTTAALVCEELGLSYVEMNASCTRSKNSLKEVVAESLSNTSIEGFYKGTSNKVSSEHVLIMDEVDGMAGNEDRGGIQEMIGLIKHSKIPIIFMCNDRNHQKIRSLANYCFDLRFQRPRVEQIKGAMMSLAYKEGIKIPPPALNEIILASNQDVRQVIHNLSMWSAKDKVMTYDQCKSDAASARKDTKLGPFDVCRKVFSSGEDSAHMSLIDKSDLFFHDYSLAPLFVQENYPHVRPRAAGGDLKAHLMLLSKTADSISDGDLVDRQIRSKQNWSLLPTQAIYASVLPGELMKGYMNQFPTFPSWLGKFSSTNKHSRIVQELASHMGLKTMSSRQAVNLDYLHYLRGALLSPLQRLGVEGSGEAVQLLDNYQLVREDVDSIMEISVWGGQPDPYSKLDSKVKAAFTRAYNKEVHLTPYSLHVVKKGRRGGAGSELGGEDADNEAQESEDEGVNADAMIKQKKSKATKESKKKEKEDSGKGRGKGKGKAKK; the protein is encoded by the exons ATG GACATCAGGCGGTTCTTTGCACCGACTTCAGACAAGTCTGCGGTGCAGAAAACCCCTCCAACTGAACACgtcaaaacagaaaagaagaagaagaagaagaagaatcctcTCTCTTCGGACGAGGaagtgaagaagaaagaggtCGCCAAG GCGAAAAGCTCCAAACCAGAGGAGAAAAAGGATAGTGATAAGAAACGAAAGAAGCATGCAGTCATAGAATCTG ACTCTGAAGATGAGAAGCCAGTGAGGAAGACCAGGAAGTCACCGAAAGAGAAACGGACAACAAGGAAACCGGAgccgccccccaaaaaagatcCTGTGCAGTATGTCTCTGAAACAG ACTCAGACAGTGACAACTTTCAGTCTTTGAAGAAGGCCTCCAAACCCAAGCAGAATAGCGCGGCCAAACAGACCAGACCAGATGCGGCTGTTGCTCGTCCACAAGTCAAAGGGGGGCTCAAGTCCCCGCCCAAGCCCTCCACCACACAGGGGAAAGCTGCGGCGAAGTCTCCCGTCACCCCAAAGTCcactccgcctcctcccctcaaacaaacgcacacctcGGTACTCGACTACTTCGGCAACGCGGCTGTTCAGCGCTCTGATAAGAAGCTGGTAGCCAGCACCAAGCGAAAGGCC CCAATTCAGGAAGACGATGATCTGCTGAGCGATGAGCAGATTGCCAAACAGCTGCAGATGGATGAGGACTTGATGGAG CTTGAAAAGCAGGTGCATGAGGACGAGGAATTTGCCAGAACTTTGGCATTGCTGGATGAGGAGCCTCAAGCTAAGAAG GCTCGTAAAGACTCTGACGAAAAACCTGCCGCTCCTGCATTTCCCAAACCGAGCCCCTCAAAGACCAACCGGAGGGGCAGCGCGTCGGAGGATGCGATAGGCCCGACTCCGAAAAAGGACCCTGCACCCGTCAAAGTCAGCTCCAAACTGGCCACGATGAAGAAAAAGAACGAGGAGCAAGATGCTGGGTCAAAGGGCAAAACGCCAGCTACgcccacaaaaataaaaatctctccCAAAAAGGATCCCCTCCCTTCGTCTGGCAAAAAGAACATCCCCAAAGCGGGAACCACACCTATCGCCGTTAAAACCTCTCCGATGAAGATAGAG AGTACCAGTCCCGAGGGGGCAGACAAGAAGAAGGTCAACTCTGCAGCTTTCAGGAACTTCCTCAACAGAGATGGACCCCGAGCTCTAGGCTCCAAGGAAATCCctctg GGTGCAGAGAACTGTTTGGAGGGCTGCATGTTTGTGCTGACGGGGGTCATGGAGTCCATGGAGAGGGATGATGCCAAATCCCTTATCGAACGCTACGGAGGCAAGGTGACGGTCAGCATCAGCAAGAAGACCACCTACCTGGTGCAGGGCCGAGACAGCGGAGTATCCAAGCTCGAGAAG GCGGAGAGTTTCGGTACAAAGATCCTCGATGAGGATGGTCTGTTGGAGCTGATCAGAACCAAACCAGGGAAGAAGTCCAAGTACGAGATCACTGCAGAG aaCCAAGCCTCAAAGACCAAGACTCCCCCCGGCCCAAAGAGCACCCCCAAATCCCAGAAGATCTCTCCCTCCAAGGGCAATTCCCAGTCCCCTCACACCCCAAGCCCGTCAAAGACCGGCCAGGCCCCGGGGGCCGGGCCCAGAAATGACGGCACTCCACCTGGCAGACGCTCGGGACCAACGGCCCGCCGGGAGCTCGGcctttcctcgtcctcctcatcccCGGGGACATCATCAGCGGCCATGGACGACGCCACTCTGCTGTGGGTGGACAAGTACCGCCCGCGCTCTCTGAAGACCGTGATTGGTCAACAGGGTGATCAGAGTTGTGCCAATAAGCTGCTCCGCTGGCTGCGGAACTGGAACAAACACCACAGCGGGGGCTCCTCCAAGCCAGCAG CTGCGAGGTTTGGTAAGTCTGGAGGAGGGAAAGATGATGGATCAGCATTTAAAGCTGCTCTGCTCTCTGGACCTCCGGGCGTGGGGAAGACCACCACAGCAGCTCTAGTCTGTGAG GAGTTGGGCTTGAGCTACGTGGAGATGAACGCCAGCTGCACCCGCAGCAAAAACAGTCTGAAGGAAGTGGTCGCGGAGTCACTCAGCAACACGAGCATCGAGGGCTTCTACAAAG gCACTTCTAATAAAGTGAGCAGTGAACACGTGCTGATCATGGATGAGGTTGATGGCATGGCCGGCAACGAAGACCGTGGAGGAATACAG GAGATGATCGGCCTGATCAAACATTCAAAGATTCCCATCATCTTCATGTGCAATGACCGTAACCACCAGAAGATCAGGTCACTGGCCAACTACTGCTTCGATCTGCGCTTCCAGAGGCCACGAGTGGAGcagatcaag GGAGCAATGATGTCCCTCGCCTACAAAGAGGGAATCAAGATCCCGCCCCCGGCTCTTAATGAAATCATCCTAGCGTCCAATCAGGACGTCCGACAG GTGATCCACAACCTGAGCATGTGGTCGGCCAAAGACAAGGTGATGACGTATGACCAGTGCAAGTCGGATGCGGCCAGCGCCCGCAAGGACACCAAGCTGGGGCCGTTTGATGTTTGCAGGAAGGTGTTCAGCTCGGGGGAGGACAGCGCCCACATGAGCCTCATCGACAAGTCGGACCTCTTCTTCCACGACTACTCGCTCGCACCGCTCTTCGTCCAGGAGAACTACCCGCATGTTCGCCCACGGGCCGCCGG TGGGGACCTGAAGGCCCACTTGATGTTGCTCAGCAAGACGGCTGATTCCATCTCTGACGGAGACCTGGTGGACCGACAGATCCGCTCCAAACAGAACTGGTCGTTGCTGCCCACCCAG GCCATCTATGCCAGTGTTTTACCCGGCGAGCTGATGAAGGGCTACATGAATCAGTTCCCCACCTTCCCCAGCTGGCTCGGCAAGTTCTCCTCCACCAACAAACATTCCCGCATCGTCCAGGAGCTGGCCTCTCACATGGGCTTAAA AACGATGAGCAGCAGACAGGCAGTGAACCTGGACTACCTGCACTACCTGCGGGGGGCGCTGCTCAGCCCCCTGCAGAGGCTCGGAGTGGAGGGCTCCGGCGAGGCGGTGCAGCTGCTGGACAACTACCAGCTTGTCAGGGAAGACGTGGACAGCATCATGGAGATCAGCGTGTGGGGCGGTCAGCCGGACCCCTACTCCAAGCTGGACTCCAAG gtgAAGGCCGCATTCACGCGGGCCTACAACAAAGAAGTTCACCTGACGCCGTACTCTCTGCACGTGGTGAAGAAGGGCCGCCGCGGCGGGGCGGGGTCCGAGTTGGGAGGAGAGGACGCGGACAACGAGGCGCAGGAGTCGGAGGACGAGGGCGTGAACGCCGACGCCATGATCAAA CAGAAGAAGTCCAAAGCCACCAAGGAgtcaaagaaaaaggagaaggaagatTCTGGGAAGGGCAGGGGGAAGGGAAAAGGAAAGGCCAAGAAATGA